A region from the Sorex araneus isolate mSorAra2 chromosome 6, mSorAra2.pri, whole genome shotgun sequence genome encodes:
- the PEX11A gene encoding peroxisomal membrane protein 11A isoform X1 has protein sequence MDTFIRLTNQTQGRDRLFRATQYTCMLLRYLLEPKPGQEKVVEKLQSLEASVSTGRKWFRLGNVLHALQATQQSLHATEVVPRLCLTLANLNRVLYFICDTVLWARSVGLVASVDKDRWRGWAARHYYYSLLLSLARDVYELALHMERLARQRARRARLLAQTPAGHSVADEEVVWLQSFLLLLFRSLKEQPPLLLDAVKNVCDLLNPLNQLGIYESNPGVIGLGGLVSSLAGLAAVLYPHLKLKIR, from the exons ATGGACACCTTCATCCGCCTGACCAACCAGACCCAGGGCCGGGATCGGCTCTTCAG AGCCACTCAGTACACTTGCATGTTGCTTAGATATTTGTTAGAGCCAAAGCCCGGCCAAGAGAAGGTGGTCGAGAAGCTCCAGAGTCTGGAGGCCAGTGTGAGCACTGGCCGCAAAT GGTTCAGACTCGGCAACGTGCTGCACGCACTGcaggccacacagcagagcctccaCGCCACGGAGGTGGTGCCCCGTCTGTGCCTGACCCTCGCCAACCTCAACCGCGTGCTCTACTTCATCTGTGACACTGTGCTCTGGGCCCGGAGCGTGGGGCTGGTGGCGAGCGTGGACAAGGACCGCTGGCGTGGCTGGGCGGCCCGTCACTATTACTATTCCCTGCTGCTGAGCCTGGCCCGGGACGTGTATGAGCTGGCCCTGCACATGGAGCGGCTGGCCCGCCAGCGTGCACGGCGGGCACGGTTGCTCGCTCAGACGCCTGCGGGCCACAGCGTGGCCGATGAGGAGGTCGTGTGGCTCCAGTCCTTCCTTCTGCTGCTCTTCCGCTCCCTGAAGGAGCAGCCACCCCTGCTGCTGGACGCTGTGAAGAATGTGTGTGACCTTCTCAACCCACTGAACCAGCTGGGCATCTACGAGTCCAATCCGGGTGTTATCGGACTCGGAGGCCTGGTGTCCTCGCTGGCCGGTCTCGCCGCAGTGCTTTACCCTCACCTGAAGCTGAAGATCCGCTGA
- the PEX11A gene encoding peroxisomal membrane protein 11A isoform X2, whose amino-acid sequence MLLRYLLEPKPGQEKVVEKLQSLEASVSTGRKWFRLGNVLHALQATQQSLHATEVVPRLCLTLANLNRVLYFICDTVLWARSVGLVASVDKDRWRGWAARHYYYSLLLSLARDVYELALHMERLARQRARRARLLAQTPAGHSVADEEVVWLQSFLLLLFRSLKEQPPLLLDAVKNVCDLLNPLNQLGIYESNPGVIGLGGLVSSLAGLAAVLYPHLKLKIR is encoded by the exons ATGTTGCTTAGATATTTGTTAGAGCCAAAGCCCGGCCAAGAGAAGGTGGTCGAGAAGCTCCAGAGTCTGGAGGCCAGTGTGAGCACTGGCCGCAAAT GGTTCAGACTCGGCAACGTGCTGCACGCACTGcaggccacacagcagagcctccaCGCCACGGAGGTGGTGCCCCGTCTGTGCCTGACCCTCGCCAACCTCAACCGCGTGCTCTACTTCATCTGTGACACTGTGCTCTGGGCCCGGAGCGTGGGGCTGGTGGCGAGCGTGGACAAGGACCGCTGGCGTGGCTGGGCGGCCCGTCACTATTACTATTCCCTGCTGCTGAGCCTGGCCCGGGACGTGTATGAGCTGGCCCTGCACATGGAGCGGCTGGCCCGCCAGCGTGCACGGCGGGCACGGTTGCTCGCTCAGACGCCTGCGGGCCACAGCGTGGCCGATGAGGAGGTCGTGTGGCTCCAGTCCTTCCTTCTGCTGCTCTTCCGCTCCCTGAAGGAGCAGCCACCCCTGCTGCTGGACGCTGTGAAGAATGTGTGTGACCTTCTCAACCCACTGAACCAGCTGGGCATCTACGAGTCCAATCCGGGTGTTATCGGACTCGGAGGCCTGGTGTCCTCGCTGGCCGGTCTCGCCGCAGTGCTTTACCCTCACCTGAAGCTGAAGATCCGCTGA